In Mastigocladopsis repens PCC 10914, a single window of DNA contains:
- a CDS encoding DUF2605 domain-containing protein, which produces MRDSNLPETELLKTVLQPLLEDFQYWFARSRSFLETEQLSFMSQHEQSDLLMRVKKAQEEVKTAKMLFNATDGQVGIDMAALVPWHQLVTQCWNVATRFRSQQDGM; this is translated from the coding sequence ATGCGAGACTCGAATTTACCAGAAACTGAACTGCTGAAAACAGTTTTGCAACCGCTGTTAGAAGATTTTCAGTACTGGTTCGCGCGCTCACGCAGTTTTCTGGAAACGGAACAGCTTTCGTTTATGAGTCAACATGAACAATCTGACTTACTGATGCGAGTCAAGAAAGCACAAGAGGAAGTGAAGACGGCAAAGATGCTGTTTAATGCAACTGACGGGCAGGTCGGTATTGATATGGCAGCGCTAGTGCCTTGGCATCAATTAGTAACACAATGCTGGAATGTGGCAACGCGCTTCCGTTCCCAGCAAGACGGAATGTAA
- a CDS encoding DUF2973 domain-containing protein, which produces MLHLLYILAFTILAFIAVANLIRNLIFFSFDRERIYPPKSASLQNQGRYPYNSSTKKFTPHPELLDAAGNLIKEPLLVMRSINVEDARQRLDELYEASPGHRSENQQEEG; this is translated from the coding sequence ATGTTACACCTGCTTTACATTCTTGCTTTTACCATCCTAGCTTTTATAGCTGTTGCTAACTTAATTCGTAACCTGATTTTCTTCAGCTTTGATAGAGAGCGAATTTATCCACCTAAGTCCGCATCTTTACAAAATCAGGGCAGATATCCCTATAATTCATCAACTAAGAAGTTTACACCACATCCAGAGTTATTAGATGCTGCTGGCAACTTAATTAAAGAACCGCTTCTGGTGATGCGTTCTATTAACGTTGAAGACGCCCGCCAAAGACTGGATGAGCTTTACGAAGCTTCTCCAGGACACAGAAGTGAGAATCAACAAGAGGAAGGGTAA
- a CDS encoding amylo-alpha-1,6-glucosidase: MTPDTLMTPEKIHLDGKTFVPADQIPIPEWPCVVSERPQPTLTVKDDDLFLVTDTLGNISGCSLNDGNPSMGLFCSDTRFLSRLELQIDGHSPVLLSSTAEKGFSLSILCTNPRIEDRLRADTVGIRRELVLNGALFEELEVSNYSTSSVIFELSISFDADFADLFEVRGYDRDKRGRLLRLVEPTPEEGTSTGDGVSASGSPVQKEQSLILAYQGLDGLVMESRIQFQHRQPDYFKGYTAVWRLELASHETQKLGYRANLLTNNQSSSTVSAAFTLVQAKAGEMMEEQHWVQQITRIRSDKGTFNRIIERAEQDMYLLRQSFGKYKTVSAGVPWFSSLFGRDSIITASQSLMLNPQIAKETLFLLATYQGKADDEWREEEPGKMLHELRFGELARCQEIPHTPYYGTVDATPLWLMLYAEYYAWTHDGETLEQLWSNAVLAMDWIDRNLKETGYLSYIRKSKRGLDNQGWKDSGDCIVNRKGELATGPIALCEVQAYVYAAKLRMAEIARLKKRIDLSDRWTEEARNLKLRFNRDFWMEDQDFCALALDGDGKQVDSITSNPGHCLHLGIFTPEKAYSVAERLRAPDMFNGWGIRTLNSLSPAYNPMGYHIGSVWPHDNALIAMGLRSLGLIDQALELFEGLFDMTNQQPYQRPPELFCGYERNGDNAPVQYPVACTPQAWATGTIFQLLQMIVNLVPDAPNNCLRIIDPTLPESISSLSVHNLKVGPTILDLEFERSGNTTACRVANKRGNLRVVIEA, from the coding sequence ATGACACCGGATACGCTAATGACACCGGAAAAAATTCACCTAGACGGAAAAACTTTTGTTCCTGCTGATCAAATACCCATTCCAGAATGGCCATGTGTAGTCAGTGAAAGACCGCAACCGACGCTAACGGTTAAAGATGACGATTTATTTTTGGTGACAGACACGTTGGGCAACATTTCTGGTTGTTCACTCAATGATGGCAATCCCAGTATGGGACTGTTCTGCAGTGACACACGCTTTCTCAGTCGCCTAGAGTTGCAAATTGATGGGCACTCGCCTGTGTTACTCAGCAGCACCGCTGAAAAAGGATTTTCTCTGTCAATTTTGTGTACGAATCCCAGAATAGAAGACCGTCTGAGAGCCGATACAGTGGGCATTCGTCGCGAACTTGTACTTAACGGGGCACTCTTTGAAGAATTAGAAGTATCTAATTATAGCACAAGTTCCGTCATCTTTGAACTTAGTATTAGCTTTGATGCGGATTTTGCGGATTTATTTGAAGTCCGGGGCTATGACAGAGACAAACGGGGTAGACTTTTACGCCTTGTAGAACCTACACCTGAAGAAGGAACATCAACTGGCGATGGTGTTTCTGCATCTGGATCACCCGTACAAAAAGAGCAATCCTTGATCCTTGCCTATCAAGGTCTGGATGGGTTGGTGATGGAATCTCGCATTCAATTCCAGCATAGGCAACCAGACTATTTCAAAGGTTACACAGCAGTTTGGCGCTTAGAGTTGGCTTCTCACGAAACTCAAAAGTTGGGCTACCGAGCAAATTTGTTGACAAACAACCAATCTAGTTCCACCGTCAGCGCAGCTTTTACCTTAGTACAAGCAAAAGCCGGTGAGATGATGGAAGAGCAACATTGGGTACAACAAATTACTCGAATTCGCTCAGATAAAGGGACTTTTAATCGAATTATTGAACGGGCTGAACAAGATATGTATCTGTTGCGCCAGTCCTTTGGTAAGTACAAAACTGTGTCCGCAGGAGTGCCGTGGTTTTCCTCGCTTTTTGGGCGGGATTCGATCATCACGGCTTCTCAAAGTCTCATGTTAAACCCTCAAATCGCCAAAGAAACTCTGTTCCTACTAGCAACATATCAAGGCAAAGCTGATGATGAGTGGCGCGAAGAGGAACCGGGTAAGATGTTGCACGAGTTGCGGTTTGGGGAATTGGCGCGCTGTCAGGAAATTCCCCATACACCCTACTACGGTACAGTCGATGCTACTCCCTTATGGCTGATGCTGTATGCCGAATATTATGCCTGGACTCATGACGGGGAAACTTTAGAGCAACTATGGTCCAATGCTGTGTTGGCGATGGATTGGATTGACCGCAACTTAAAAGAAACAGGCTATCTCAGCTATATCCGAAAATCCAAACGAGGTCTTGACAACCAAGGGTGGAAAGACTCTGGTGATTGTATTGTCAATCGTAAGGGAGAGTTAGCGACCGGACCCATTGCCCTTTGTGAGGTGCAAGCTTATGTCTATGCTGCAAAATTGCGCATGGCTGAAATTGCGAGGCTGAAAAAGCGGATTGACTTATCAGACCGCTGGACAGAGGAAGCAAGAAACCTCAAGCTTCGTTTCAATAGAGATTTCTGGATGGAAGACCAGGATTTCTGCGCCCTAGCTTTGGATGGAGATGGCAAGCAGGTAGATAGTATTACCTCAAATCCCGGTCATTGCTTACATTTAGGCATTTTCACACCTGAAAAAGCTTATAGTGTTGCTGAACGACTGCGGGCACCAGATATGTTTAATGGTTGGGGTATCCGCACCCTCAATAGCTTGTCACCAGCTTACAATCCTATGGGGTATCACATTGGTTCCGTGTGGCCCCACGACAACGCGCTTATTGCAATGGGGTTGCGTTCTCTTGGTTTAATCGATCAAGCCCTGGAACTTTTTGAAGGTTTGTTCGACATGACTAACCAGCAGCCCTATCAACGTCCTCCAGAGTTGTTCTGCGGCTACGAGCGCAATGGTGATAACGCTCCTGTACAGTATCCTGTTGCTTGCACACCTCAAGCATGGGCTACTGGCACTATCTTCCAATTGCTGCAAATGATCGTAAATTTGGTACCCGACGCCCCTAACAACTGCTTACGAATTATCGACCCTACTTTGCCAGAGTCGATAAGCAGTCTGTCAGTGCATAATTTAAAAGTTGGTCCTACGATACTCGATTTGGAATTTGAGCGTTCCGGTAACACAACTGCTTGTCGCGTTGCCAACAAACGCGGTAATCTCCGGGTTGTTATCGAAGCGTAA
- a CDS encoding glycosyltransferase family 4 protein, translating into MRIAQISPLWERVPPFRYGGIELIVQLLTDELVRRGHDVTLFASGDSITKAKVRSVHNQALRLDPNIKEPILYEQMMLAEVYQHAHHFDIIHSHIGCSALPYSGFVKTPTVHTMHGVFTSDNEKMYRRFAWQPFISISEAQREPRLGLNYIHTVYNGIDTTAYPFHPEATQPTYLAFVGRISPEKGPVEAMKIARAAGLPLKMAGKVDAVDQDYYRQQVEPLIDGEQIQYLGEVSHEEKVKLLGGASVTLFPITWREPFGLVMIESMATGTPVIGMALGSVPEVIAHGKTGFVCYSLEKMIEVIPDAIKLDRQTCREYVISRFSVQSMTDEYERAYKMVLG; encoded by the coding sequence ATGAGAATAGCCCAAATTTCTCCTTTATGGGAGCGAGTTCCTCCCTTTCGCTACGGCGGTATTGAACTCATTGTTCAACTCCTTACAGACGAATTAGTTAGGCGCGGTCATGATGTTACCTTGTTTGCTTCTGGTGACTCGATTACCAAAGCAAAGGTCCGTTCAGTCCATAACCAGGCTCTACGACTTGACCCCAATATCAAAGAGCCAATACTCTACGAGCAGATGATGCTAGCTGAGGTTTATCAACACGCCCATCATTTTGATATCATTCACTCTCATATAGGTTGTTCTGCCCTTCCTTACTCTGGTTTTGTGAAAACACCCACTGTACACACAATGCATGGTGTTTTTACGTCCGATAATGAGAAAATGTATCGGCGTTTTGCGTGGCAACCTTTCATCAGTATCAGTGAGGCACAACGAGAACCGCGCTTAGGCTTAAACTACATTCATACCGTTTATAACGGCATTGACACAACTGCCTATCCCTTCCATCCCGAAGCGACACAACCTACATACCTCGCATTTGTAGGACGGATTTCCCCAGAAAAAGGACCAGTGGAAGCAATGAAAATTGCTCGTGCTGCTGGCTTACCACTAAAGATGGCTGGCAAAGTTGACGCTGTTGACCAAGATTATTATCGCCAACAAGTGGAGCCTCTGATTGATGGTGAACAGATTCAGTACTTGGGTGAGGTTTCCCACGAAGAAAAAGTTAAATTGCTTGGGGGAGCGAGTGTGACTTTGTTCCCCATTACCTGGCGAGAGCCTTTTGGTTTGGTTATGATTGAGTCAATGGCAACGGGTACACCTGTCATTGGCATGGCGTTAGGTTCAGTCCCAGAAGTGATTGCTCACGGGAAAACAGGTTTCGTTTGCTACTCGCTGGAAAAAATGATTGAGGTAATTCCAGACGCCATAAAATTAGATCGGCAGACGTGTCGCGAGTACGTTATCAGTCGCTTTAGCGTCCAATCTATGACCGATGAGTATGAGAGGGCTTACAAAATGGTGCTAGGGTAG
- a CDS encoding DICT sensory domain-containing protein — translation MSISTSVLSELLQGLPNLRPQIYFKASLTALSHAMEDQVLAATLEQPLVIASFQRERFYRQEAHRYQRLAQRSNQIYVLSAPETDFTNSSEHYEKIAFEPDDGLSQEWHLVVIAQNYATCLVCRESIGSLAKNQQLPELSPSLDMDTARRFEGIWTAERGVSLKVAELLLDRILVYRPELANKIHFCRQRFGIEESPRETKTDQINEYACDIDTDPFVRRLVTYLQASQYKLHKAYRSIAAQARKERLVNTISTAIRRSLNLQDILQVATQELGQNLGASRCLIYRAQGTDAKASIEHEFLSSGIPSLLGQTWQLENNLLFREVVLQSAGVCVADTQTDVRITSSKELWELVKKYGIRSWLMEPVFYQGRLLGIVELHYCNETLHDWQVGDFDLVEAIATQVGVALIQAEAYANLEDLNKQLEALDRTRSNLIAITGHELRTPLSTIQVCLESLTSEPDMPPELRQVMLDTALTDSERMRKLIQDFLTLSNLESGRVEWHPESLSLEECVELSLSRIRTRFVSENLPKITTQLAKNLPLVKADGDWLVEVLAKLIDNACKFTPTEGQITIKARNRNKMVEVTVADTGRGIEPHLLEIVFDRFYQEEGALRRTTGGTGLGLAICRQIVNGWGGEIWAKSNGKNQGSQFHFTIPIIEGSQQQKPSKVKRK, via the coding sequence ATGAGCATTTCGACTTCCGTGCTGAGTGAACTGCTACAGGGTCTACCCAACCTGAGACCTCAAATATATTTCAAGGCTTCACTAACGGCGCTCTCCCACGCAATGGAAGACCAAGTTTTGGCTGCTACTTTGGAGCAGCCTCTGGTCATTGCTAGCTTCCAAAGAGAGCGATTCTACCGCCAAGAAGCTCATCGATATCAGCGGCTTGCCCAGCGCAGTAATCAAATATACGTATTATCCGCACCCGAAACGGATTTTACCAACAGTTCGGAACACTACGAAAAGATTGCCTTTGAACCAGATGATGGCTTAAGTCAAGAGTGGCACTTGGTGGTGATTGCCCAAAACTATGCGACTTGTCTGGTTTGCCGGGAAAGCATTGGTTCTCTTGCCAAAAATCAGCAACTGCCGGAGCTAAGTCCGAGTTTAGATATGGACACGGCGCGAAGGTTTGAAGGAATTTGGACAGCAGAACGGGGGGTGAGCCTGAAAGTTGCTGAATTGCTATTGGACAGGATTTTAGTTTACAGACCAGAACTGGCAAACAAAATTCACTTCTGCCGCCAGAGGTTTGGGATAGAGGAGAGTCCGAGAGAAACAAAAACAGACCAGATCAACGAATATGCCTGCGACATAGACACTGACCCATTTGTACGGCGTTTAGTGACTTACCTGCAAGCAAGTCAGTACAAATTGCACAAAGCATACCGTTCCATCGCAGCCCAAGCACGCAAAGAACGCTTGGTCAATACGATTAGCACCGCTATTAGGCGATCGCTCAACCTTCAAGACATTCTCCAAGTCGCAACCCAAGAACTGGGACAAAACTTAGGAGCGTCTCGCTGTTTAATCTACCGCGCTCAAGGCACGGATGCCAAAGCCTCAATTGAACACGAGTTTTTGAGTTCTGGTATACCATCTCTTCTTGGACAAACCTGGCAATTGGAGAATAATCTCCTATTTCGAGAAGTGGTACTGCAAAGCGCGGGGGTTTGTGTTGCCGATACTCAGACTGACGTTCGCATTACCAGTTCTAAAGAACTTTGGGAACTCGTGAAAAAGTATGGCATTCGTTCTTGGTTGATGGAACCAGTGTTCTACCAGGGGCGGTTGTTGGGTATCGTTGAGCTGCACTACTGCAACGAAACTTTACACGATTGGCAAGTTGGGGACTTTGACCTAGTAGAAGCTATTGCCACCCAAGTGGGAGTAGCCCTGATCCAGGCAGAGGCTTATGCCAACCTAGAAGACCTTAACAAGCAGTTGGAAGCTCTTGACCGTACCCGCAGCAACTTGATAGCCATCACCGGACATGAACTCCGTACCCCCTTATCTACCATTCAGGTGTGCTTGGAAAGTCTTACCAGCGAACCGGATATGCCTCCAGAGTTGCGCCAGGTCATGCTAGACACTGCTCTTACTGACTCAGAACGGATGCGGAAACTCATACAAGATTTCCTGACGCTTTCCAATTTGGAAAGCGGTCGGGTAGAGTGGCATCCAGAATCCCTCAGCTTAGAAGAATGTGTGGAACTGTCACTCAGTCGCATTCGCACCCGGTTTGTCTCCGAAAATCTGCCCAAAATTACGACTCAACTTGCAAAAAACTTGCCTTTGGTCAAAGCCGATGGAGATTGGCTAGTGGAAGTACTGGCAAAACTGATAGACAACGCTTGCAAATTTACACCGACAGAGGGACAAATCACCATTAAGGCACGCAACCGAAATAAAATGGTTGAAGTCACTGTGGCTGACACCGGACGCGGTATTGAACCACATCTTCTAGAAATCGTTTTTGACCGCTTCTATCAAGAAGAAGGAGCACTGCGCCGCACCACTGGTGGCACAGGTCTTGGTTTAGCAATTTGCCGTCAAATTGTCAATGGCTGGGGTGGAGAGATTTGGGCAAAATCAAACGGCAAAAACCAAGGCAGTCAGTTTCACTTCACCATACCCATCATTGAGGGGAGCCAACAGCAAAAGCCGTCAAAAGTCAAGAGGAAATAG
- a CDS encoding photosystem I reaction center subunit II PsaD, whose product MAETLSGQTPIFGGSTGGLLAKAEREEKYAITWTSPKEQPFEMPTGGTAIMRQGENLLYLARKEYGIYLGGQVFRKLKITNYKVYRIYPNGEIQYIHPADGVFPEKVNPGREKVRYVDRNIGKNPSPAAVKFSGTATYDSPTPTNS is encoded by the coding sequence ATGGCAGAAACACTTTCTGGACAAACCCCCATATTTGGTGGTAGTACTGGCGGGTTGCTGGCAAAAGCAGAACGGGAAGAAAAGTACGCTATCACTTGGACTAGCCCCAAGGAGCAGCCTTTTGAAATGCCTACAGGCGGTACTGCTATCATGCGCCAAGGAGAAAACCTGCTGTATCTGGCTCGTAAGGAATACGGTATCTATTTGGGCGGGCAGGTCTTCCGGAAATTGAAAATCACAAACTACAAAGTTTACCGGATTTATCCCAACGGAGAAATTCAGTACATACACCCGGCTGATGGTGTCTTCCCAGAGAAGGTCAACCCAGGTCGTGAGAAAGTGCGTTATGTAGACCGCAATATCGGCAAGAACCCCAGTCCAGCAGCAGTCAAGTTCAGCGGTACAGCTACCTATGACTCTCCAACTCCAACCAATAGTTAA
- the purQ gene encoding phosphoribosylformylglycinamidine synthase subunit PurQ, with protein MKFGVVVFPGSNCDRDVAYVTRDLLKQPTRMVWHQETDISDLDVIIIPGGFSYGDYLRCGAIARFSPVMQQVVEHAQKGKAVLGICNGFQVLTEAGLLPGALVKNRDLHFICDRVPVKVERTDLSWTQGYQKGEIITLPIAHGEGQFYADGATLSELEDNAQVLFRYEGDNLNGSLNNIAGICNPTGNVLGMMPHPERASDPMLGGSDGLRLFQGLLEKVAALV; from the coding sequence ATGAAATTTGGGGTTGTTGTTTTTCCGGGTTCTAATTGCGATCGCGACGTTGCTTACGTAACAAGAGACTTGCTGAAGCAACCAACTCGCATGGTTTGGCATCAAGAAACTGATATTTCGGATTTGGATGTCATCATTATACCAGGTGGCTTTAGCTACGGCGATTATTTGCGCTGCGGTGCAATCGCGCGGTTTTCGCCTGTTATGCAGCAAGTAGTAGAACACGCTCAAAAGGGGAAAGCTGTTCTCGGTATTTGCAACGGCTTTCAAGTATTAACTGAGGCAGGGCTGTTACCAGGAGCGTTGGTTAAAAATCGGGATTTGCATTTTATCTGCGATCGCGTCCCTGTGAAAGTTGAGCGCACAGACCTATCTTGGACGCAAGGTTATCAAAAAGGTGAAATTATCACTCTGCCTATTGCCCACGGAGAAGGGCAATTCTACGCTGATGGAGCTACGTTATCAGAACTGGAAGATAACGCTCAAGTGTTATTCCGCTACGAGGGAGATAATCTTAACGGCTCATTGAACAATATCGCGGGGATTTGCAATCCTACGGGCAATGTGTTGGGCATGATGCCGCATCCAGAAAGGGCATCTGACCCAATGCTGGGTGGTAGCGATGGGTTGAGGTTGTTTCAGGGGTTGTTGGAGAAAGTGGCGGCGTTGGTGTAG
- the purS gene encoding phosphoribosylformylglycinamidine synthase subunit PurS produces MQRKYLAKIFVTLRPSVLDPAGVAVQSNLKQLGYDNVDQVRIGKYIEITLTSPDEGTARQNLDRMCDQMLANPVIENYRFDLTEVESQTGVY; encoded by the coding sequence GTGCAAAGGAAGTATCTAGCCAAAATTTTTGTAACTCTCCGTCCTTCAGTTCTTGACCCTGCTGGTGTAGCAGTACAATCTAATCTGAAGCAACTGGGATACGATAATGTTGATCAGGTGCGGATCGGCAAGTACATTGAAATAACTCTCACCTCACCTGATGAAGGTACAGCCCGTCAGAACCTGGATCGGATGTGTGACCAAATGTTAGCCAATCCAGTGATAGAAAATTATCGCTTTGATTTGACTGAGGTTGAGTCACAAACGGGAGTGTATTGA
- a CDS encoding Fur family transcriptional regulator, producing MRAIRTRSQERILNLLKTVKQGISAQDIYVELRNRNQNLGLATVYRSLEALKLEGMVQVRTLANGEALYSLAQQDKHHLTCLQCGASIPINQCPVHDLEAQLQSTHKFKIFYHTLEFFGLCTQCQLAQAAATE from the coding sequence ATGAGAGCCATACGCACCCGCAGTCAAGAGCGTATTCTAAATCTACTAAAAACCGTTAAACAAGGCATTTCCGCCCAGGATATTTATGTGGAATTACGTAACCGTAACCAAAACCTGGGTTTAGCAACAGTTTACCGCTCATTGGAAGCCTTAAAACTTGAAGGCATGGTGCAAGTGCGGACATTAGCTAACGGTGAAGCCCTTTATAGTTTAGCGCAACAAGACAAGCACCACCTGACCTGCTTGCAATGCGGTGCTTCCATTCCGATTAATCAATGCCCTGTCCACGACCTAGAAGCTCAGTTGCAATCTACACATAAGTTTAAGATTTTTTACCACACTCTAGAGTTTTTCGGTTTATGCACCCAATGCCAGTTAGCTCAAGCTGCGGCTACAGAATAA
- a CDS encoding SPFH domain-containing protein, which produces MEQFFLLVFLALGGSALAGSVKVVNQGNEALVERLGSYNKKLEPGLNFVVPFVDRVVFRETIREKVLDIPPQQCITRDNVTITADAVVYWRIMDMEKSYYKVENLQAAMVNLVLTQIRAEMGKLELDETFTARSQINETLLHELDVATDPWGVKVTRVELRDIIPSQAVRESMELQMSAERRKRAAILTSEGDRESAVNSARGKADAQLLDAEARQKAVILQAEAEQKAIVLKAQAERQQQVLKAQAIAESADIIAQKIQTNPLAHQALEVLFALGYLDMGATIGKSESSKVMFMDPRTIPATLEGIRSIVSDGQTDSNPLLAKEMPPVNNKHAS; this is translated from the coding sequence ATGGAACAGTTCTTTTTACTTGTATTTTTAGCTCTAGGCGGTTCTGCCTTAGCAGGTTCTGTGAAAGTTGTGAATCAGGGTAATGAAGCCTTGGTGGAACGCTTGGGAAGCTATAACAAAAAGTTAGAACCAGGACTTAACTTTGTCGTTCCCTTTGTTGATAGAGTTGTCTTCCGCGAAACCATCCGAGAAAAAGTTTTAGATATCCCGCCCCAACAATGCATCACCCGGGATAATGTGACGATTACCGCTGATGCGGTAGTTTACTGGCGGATTATGGATATGGAGAAATCCTACTACAAAGTGGAAAATCTCCAGGCGGCAATGGTAAATTTGGTACTGACTCAAATTCGTGCCGAAATGGGCAAACTGGAATTGGATGAGACTTTTACAGCCCGTTCTCAAATTAATGAAACTCTTTTGCACGAATTGGACGTTGCGACCGATCCTTGGGGTGTGAAGGTCACGCGGGTGGAACTGCGGGATATTATTCCTTCACAAGCAGTCAGGGAGTCAATGGAACTGCAAATGTCAGCGGAACGGCGCAAACGGGCAGCAATTTTAACTTCCGAAGGCGATCGCGAATCAGCTGTTAATAGCGCTAGAGGTAAAGCAGACGCCCAACTTCTCGACGCAGAAGCCCGTCAAAAAGCGGTCATTTTACAGGCGGAAGCTGAACAAAAAGCGATCGTTCTTAAAGCACAAGCCGAACGCCAGCAGCAAGTTCTTAAAGCACAAGCGATTGCTGAGTCTGCGGACATTATTGCCCAAAAAATCCAAACTAACCCTCTTGCTCATCAAGCTTTAGAAGTTCTGTTTGCCTTGGGATATCTGGATATGGGTGCAACGATTGGTAAAAGCGAGAGCAGCAAAGTCATGTTTATGGACCCGCGCACCATTCCCGCCACTTTGGAGGGTATACGCTCGATTGTCTCAGATGGTCAGACTGACTCAAACCCGTTGTTGGCGAAGGAAATGCCCCCAGTAAATAACAAACACGCCAGCTAG
- a CDS encoding NfeD family protein, producing MPSTTLIWLLAGASLCLIELFVPIAFVAFLMGISALVVAFLSQAILGNLWLQVVVWLLLSTVLVLLSRRFVTLPRRRSKIQHAIIAETLTEIPAGKPGRVLYEGNSWRARCDDEKLSIPPNQRVYVTRREGTTLIVMPENLLHS from the coding sequence ATGCCAAGTACTACCTTAATCTGGTTGTTGGCAGGAGCAAGTCTGTGTTTGATTGAACTATTTGTGCCAATAGCTTTCGTCGCTTTCTTGATGGGAATTAGCGCCCTGGTGGTGGCGTTTCTGTCTCAAGCGATTTTGGGCAATTTATGGCTGCAAGTTGTGGTTTGGCTGTTGCTTTCCACAGTCCTTGTCTTACTTTCGCGGCGATTTGTGACATTACCACGACGCAGGTCGAAAATTCAGCATGCAATTATAGCTGAAACTTTAACTGAGATTCCAGCCGGGAAACCAGGACGAGTGCTGTATGAGGGGAATTCTTGGCGGGCACGTTGTGACGATGAAAAACTCAGCATACCACCCAATCAAAGAGTTTACGTCACAAGACGCGAAGGCACCACCCTCATTGTGATGCCAGAAAATCTGTTGCACTCATAA